The Desulfoscipio gibsoniae DSM 7213 genome contains a region encoding:
- the rsmB gene encoding 16S rRNA (cytosine(967)-C(5))-methyltransferase RsmB — MTQKISARETALKVLLAVEEREAYANLALGAVLDKMNPGKLDRAFITELVYGTLRTQNTLDWALSRYLRRSLPELTAAVRNILRLGTYQILFMDRVPDSAAVNESAILARRHGHEGIVKFVNGVLRNLVRGKKQLNYPDPNEDPVQYIALRHSHPAWLVRRWLNDFGFAETEALCAANNQPAPNTVRVNTLKTSAAELIEKLATLGVKATRGQYAVDCLQLQGFVSLGGLAPFKEGLLQAQDESSILVGQAVRPAPGSRVLDVASAPGGKATHLAQLMQNQGVIMALDVHEHKIKLIEENCRRLGVQIVQPVLADARQIPEKYTGWADYVLVDAPCSGLGVLRRRPDARWRKGEEQLAALAELQAQILESAAAVLKPGGVLVYSTCTITCEENLGQVKSFLHKHADFQWESLAELLPDSLDYTATMGRGYLQLLPHIHGLDGFFIARLRKSDNMPLTSQQDLYGRV; from the coding sequence TTGACGCAAAAAATAAGTGCCAGGGAAACCGCTTTAAAAGTGCTGCTTGCGGTAGAGGAACGGGAAGCCTACGCCAATCTGGCCCTGGGTGCGGTGCTGGACAAGATGAACCCGGGCAAATTAGACCGGGCTTTTATCACCGAGCTGGTTTACGGAACACTGCGCACCCAAAATACGCTGGATTGGGCGCTAAGCCGCTACCTGCGGCGGTCATTGCCCGAATTAACCGCTGCGGTGCGGAATATTTTACGTTTAGGGACTTACCAAATTTTATTTATGGACCGGGTGCCTGATTCCGCTGCAGTTAATGAGTCGGCCATTTTGGCCCGCCGGCATGGCCATGAAGGCATTGTTAAATTTGTTAACGGTGTGCTGCGTAATTTAGTACGGGGCAAGAAGCAATTAAACTACCCCGACCCTAACGAGGATCCGGTGCAGTACATAGCTTTGCGCCACTCCCATCCGGCCTGGCTGGTTCGCCGGTGGCTCAATGATTTTGGATTTGCAGAAACAGAGGCACTTTGTGCAGCCAATAATCAACCCGCGCCTAATACCGTGCGGGTAAATACTTTAAAAACCAGTGCTGCGGAATTAATCGAAAAGCTGGCCACTCTGGGGGTGAAAGCCACAAGAGGTCAATACGCTGTAGATTGTCTTCAGCTGCAGGGATTTGTATCCCTGGGCGGTTTGGCACCGTTTAAAGAAGGGCTGTTGCAGGCTCAGGATGAAAGTTCCATACTGGTGGGGCAAGCCGTGCGTCCTGCACCGGGATCCCGGGTGCTGGATGTAGCCAGCGCCCCGGGTGGTAAAGCCACCCACCTGGCCCAATTGATGCAAAACCAGGGCGTCATTATGGCCCTTGATGTGCACGAGCACAAAATAAAACTGATTGAGGAAAACTGTAGGCGTCTGGGTGTGCAAATAGTGCAGCCGGTTTTGGCCGATGCCAGGCAAATACCTGAGAAGTATACTGGTTGGGCTGATTACGTACTGGTGGATGCTCCCTGCTCCGGTTTAGGCGTGCTGCGCAGGCGCCCAGATGCCAGATGGCGCAAGGGTGAAGAGCAACTTGCCGCTTTAGCTGAACTACAAGCGCAAATCTTAGAGTCCGCTGCAGCGGTGTTAAAACCAGGCGGGGTGCTGGTATACAGCACTTGCACAATTACCTGTGAAGAGAATCTGGGGCAGGTGAAGTCATTTTTACATAAGCATGCTGATTTTCAATGGGAGTCCCTGGCTGAATTATTACCCGACAGCCTTGACTATACAGCTACCATGGGCCGGGGTTATCTACAATTATTACCTCATATCCATGGCCTGGACGGCTTTTTTATAGCCAGGCTGCGAAAAAGCGATAATATGCCGCTAACCTCCCAGCAGGATTTGTATGGCAGAGTGTAG
- a CDS encoding DUF116 domain-containing protein → MIYERKRLFIGLLIVSLLAVCMLAVAIWYLVFSPESSVVYKLVLLAVDAVLIIAILLAGFGLAGIVLTLVRSKPLALLQGPVRVALNTFFPLVLILGKLLSIDLNRIKRSFIEVNNNLVRAMHISAAPDQLLLLAPHCLQSSTCTHKVTGNVDNCRRCGQCMVSDLLRLRDHYGIRVGMATGGTLARKYVRDYRPKAIVAIACERDLTSGILDANPIPVLGVTNLRPHGPCHDTQFSYQRVDEAIQYFLRNGSDCI, encoded by the coding sequence ATGATCTACGAACGAAAACGCCTTTTCATCGGGTTGCTGATAGTTAGCTTGCTGGCAGTGTGTATGCTGGCAGTGGCCATCTGGTATCTGGTTTTCAGTCCGGAAAGTTCCGTGGTTTATAAACTGGTGCTGCTGGCAGTGGACGCGGTGCTGATAATTGCCATATTATTGGCTGGTTTTGGTCTCGCAGGTATAGTTTTAACGCTTGTTCGTTCAAAACCCCTGGCATTGTTACAAGGTCCCGTGCGGGTGGCATTGAACACCTTTTTTCCACTGGTTTTAATACTGGGCAAGTTGCTGAGCATTGACCTTAACCGTATTAAACGCTCTTTTATTGAAGTGAACAATAACCTGGTCAGGGCTATGCATATTAGCGCTGCACCCGATCAGTTGTTGCTGCTGGCTCCGCACTGCCTGCAAAGCAGTACCTGCACACATAAAGTTACCGGTAATGTGGATAATTGCCGCCGCTGTGGCCAGTGTATGGTTAGTGATTTACTGCGCCTGCGGGATCATTATGGTATTCGGGTGGGGATGGCCACCGGAGGTACCCTGGCCCGCAAGTATGTGCGTGATTACCGCCCTAAAGCTATTGTGGCCATAGCTTGCGAGCGGGATTTAACCAGCGGTATTTTGGACGCCAATCCTATCCCAGTGCTGGGGGTTACCAATTTAAGACCCCACGGACCCTGCCATGACACACAGTTTTCTTATCAGCGGGTTGATGAAGCCATCCAATACTTTTTACGTAATGGAAGTGATTGTATTTGA
- the fmt gene encoding methionyl-tRNA formyltransferase has translation MRVIFMGTPDFAVPSLRILLQNNYDVVAVVTQPDKPGGRGKKMRPSPVKAAALAAGLAVYQPEKVREPAFIEVLRGLSPDIVVVAAFGQILPAEILYLPPYGCINVHASLLPAYRGAAPIHRAVINGERQTGVTIMQMDTGLDTGPMLLQGQVPIGPDDTVGIVHDRLAMLGGQLLLEVLEIMKTGLPQPVPQDDSRFSYAPMLTRDDEIVRWERDASTIKNQIRGLNPWPGARTYLGDKLLKIWQVSLIRDYPAVAAEPGLVLKACGDRGILVQTGDGILSIDELQLQGKKRMTAADFLRGHPLDAGTRLAERQAARRDGKCIM, from the coding sequence ATGCGCGTTATTTTTATGGGTACACCTGATTTTGCAGTACCATCATTGCGTATTTTACTGCAAAATAATTATGATGTTGTTGCAGTTGTTACCCAGCCTGACAAGCCAGGTGGGCGGGGGAAAAAGATGCGTCCTTCGCCAGTTAAAGCAGCAGCCCTGGCGGCGGGGCTGGCGGTCTACCAACCCGAAAAAGTTCGTGAGCCTGCTTTTATTGAGGTGTTAAGGGGGTTAAGTCCGGATATCGTTGTCGTGGCCGCTTTCGGTCAAATATTACCGGCTGAAATTTTATATCTGCCCCCATACGGCTGCATAAATGTACATGCTTCGCTGTTGCCGGCCTACCGGGGGGCGGCACCCATACACAGGGCGGTAATCAATGGGGAGCGGCAAACGGGTGTTACCATTATGCAAATGGACACGGGCCTGGATACCGGCCCAATGTTATTGCAGGGCCAGGTGCCCATCGGACCGGATGATACCGTGGGAATAGTCCATGACCGGTTGGCAATGTTGGGTGGGCAATTGCTGCTTGAAGTGCTGGAAATTATGAAAACCGGGCTGCCGCAGCCCGTGCCGCAGGATGATAGCCGTTTCAGTTACGCACCCATGCTTACCCGGGACGATGAAATAGTTCGCTGGGAAAGGGATGCGTCGACCATCAAAAATCAGATCAGGGGACTGAATCCCTGGCCTGGTGCACGCACTTATCTGGGGGACAAGTTGCTAAAAATATGGCAAGTCTCCTTGATCAGGGATTACCCTGCCGTTGCTGCAGAGCCGGGCCTGGTGTTGAAAGCCTGTGGTGACCGGGGCATTTTGGTGCAAACCGGTGATGGTATACTAAGTATTGATGAATTGCAATTGCAAGGTAAAAAACGAATGACAGCAGCCGATTTTTTGCGGGGCCACCCGTTGGATGCCGGTACCAGGCTGGCTGAAAGACAGGCGGCCCGGCGTGACGGTAAGTGTATAATGTGA
- the def gene encoding peptide deformylase has translation MAVYRIVEVGDEVLREKAVYVAKLGPHIEKLLDNMRDTMYANQGVGLAAPQIGVSKRVIVVDVGDGLVELINPVIAEAKGTQIDNEGCLSIPGMVGEVMRAEHVNVKGLDRTGNETEIEASGFFARALQHEIDHLDGILFIDKAKNLKKI, from the coding sequence TTGGCTGTATATAGAATTGTGGAAGTAGGGGATGAGGTGCTCAGGGAGAAGGCGGTTTATGTTGCTAAGTTAGGTCCGCATATTGAAAAACTGCTGGATAATATGCGTGATACCATGTACGCCAATCAGGGTGTGGGATTGGCCGCCCCGCAAATTGGGGTATCCAAGCGAGTGATTGTGGTTGATGTAGGTGATGGTTTGGTGGAGCTGATTAACCCGGTGATTGCAGAAGCCAAGGGCACGCAAATTGATAACGAGGGTTGCCTCAGTATTCCTGGTATGGTGGGCGAAGTTATGCGAGCCGAGCACGTCAATGTTAAAGGCTTAGACCGGACCGGCAATGAAACTGAAATTGAAGCCAGCGGCTTTTTTGCCCGGGCACTGCAGCACGAAATAGACCATCTCGACGGAATTTTATTTATTGATAAGGCAAAGAATTTAAAAAAGATATAG
- the priA gene encoding replication restart helicase PriA — protein sequence MNNQLYADILVEVPGMQPDRTYQYKVPRNLVGSVQFGNRVKVPFGKQKVTGFVVGLSEEKAVEKVKEIINLVDNGRLFREDQLELAKWLAGYYFCSTVKALQAVIAPALKKTTPRPVARLYSVVEPAQLPELRRQMTRSPKRLAALETALQHPGLNKRELASMAGVSLFVVNQLCAGGILKVETNLPVRDPYPQYRLTEQAQVSLTGEQSRAVQDVADAIRKGRHRAFMLHGVTGSGKTEVYLHCIEQVLGTGRQAITLVPEISLTPQMVRLYKARFGQHVAVLHSRMSDGERYDEWTRIENGSAPVVLGVRSAILAPVPDPGLIIIDEEHEPSYKQEEAPRYHARAVALYRARKSRGVLVLGSATPSLESYCRALPGGEYKLINMRHRINGKSMPNVQLVDMRREVQSGNSAIFSLVLLQKLREKLHNKEQAIIFLNRRGFKTLVVCRECGLVLKCPRCEISLTYHTDGRLRCHYCNYRVQAPKICPDCGGGQVGYFGTGTQRVEMELSAALPGGRILRMDADTTIRKGSHEQILSAFSNGEADILVGTQMVAKGLDLPGVTLVGVINADSSLHMPDFRAGERTFQLLAQVAGRTGRGDKPGEVLIQTHTPEHYAVQAASRHNYSAFFQSEIAVRKEMGYPPFAKMVRVLLSGKDDAAVQQAAEKIRTQLDGFVEGANGGKIMIVGPAPAPLPRLKEDYRWHIILWSADYRRLRLVMERFQRATGGAAPGKELRMSIDVDPMYIM from the coding sequence ATGAACAATCAACTATATGCAGATATACTGGTAGAAGTACCGGGTATGCAGCCTGACCGTACTTATCAATACAAGGTGCCCCGCAATCTGGTGGGTTCTGTGCAATTCGGCAACCGGGTGAAGGTTCCTTTTGGTAAACAGAAGGTTACCGGTTTTGTGGTGGGATTGAGCGAAGAAAAGGCCGTGGAAAAGGTCAAGGAAATTATCAACCTGGTGGACAATGGCCGGCTGTTTAGGGAAGATCAACTTGAGCTGGCCAAATGGCTGGCGGGTTATTACTTTTGTAGCACTGTAAAGGCTTTGCAGGCCGTCATTGCCCCGGCGCTGAAAAAAACCACTCCAAGACCGGTGGCTCGACTTTATAGCGTTGTAGAACCGGCACAGCTACCCGAGCTGCGGAGGCAAATGACCCGTTCGCCGAAAAGATTGGCTGCTCTGGAAACAGCACTGCAACATCCGGGGCTGAACAAGCGGGAACTGGCCTCAATGGCCGGTGTATCATTATTTGTGGTAAATCAATTGTGCGCGGGGGGAATTCTAAAGGTGGAAACCAATCTGCCCGTACGGGATCCCTATCCGCAGTATAGATTGACCGAACAGGCACAAGTCAGTCTGACTGGTGAGCAAAGCCGGGCTGTGCAGGATGTGGCAGATGCCATACGAAAAGGAAGACACCGGGCATTTATGCTGCACGGAGTTACGGGCAGCGGCAAAACCGAGGTTTACCTGCATTGTATTGAGCAAGTACTGGGCACTGGCCGGCAGGCCATCACTCTGGTGCCCGAGATATCATTAACCCCGCAAATGGTCCGGCTGTATAAGGCCCGTTTCGGCCAGCATGTGGCGGTACTGCACAGCCGCATGTCCGACGGTGAGAGGTATGATGAATGGACACGCATTGAAAACGGCAGTGCGCCGGTGGTACTGGGAGTGCGCTCAGCTATATTGGCGCCGGTACCCGACCCCGGATTGATAATTATTGACGAAGAGCATGAGCCTTCATATAAGCAAGAGGAAGCGCCGCGCTACCATGCCCGGGCGGTGGCTCTTTACCGGGCCCGGAAGAGCCGGGGGGTATTGGTACTGGGCAGTGCTACCCCGTCTTTGGAGTCTTACTGCCGGGCTTTGCCGGGCGGTGAGTATAAGTTAATTAATATGAGGCACAGGATTAATGGAAAAAGCATGCCCAATGTTCAACTGGTAGATATGCGCAGAGAAGTGCAGTCTGGAAACAGTGCTATTTTCAGCCTGGTGCTATTGCAGAAATTACGGGAAAAGCTGCATAATAAGGAGCAGGCCATTATTTTTTTAAACAGGCGGGGCTTTAAAACCCTGGTGGTTTGCCGTGAGTGCGGGCTGGTGCTAAAGTGCCCCCGTTGCGAAATTTCCCTCACCTACCATACTGATGGGCGCTTGCGCTGCCATTACTGTAATTACCGTGTACAAGCACCAAAGATCTGCCCTGATTGCGGGGGCGGCCAGGTGGGTTATTTCGGTACGGGAACCCAGCGGGTGGAAATGGAATTATCAGCAGCTTTGCCCGGGGGGCGTATATTACGTATGGATGCGGATACCACCATACGCAAAGGCTCTCATGAGCAAATACTGTCGGCTTTCAGTAACGGTGAAGCAGATATTTTAGTAGGCACCCAAATGGTGGCCAAAGGGCTGGACTTGCCAGGGGTAACCCTGGTAGGGGTAATTAATGCCGACAGTTCATTGCACATGCCTGATTTCAGGGCGGGGGAACGCACATTTCAGCTGCTGGCCCAGGTGGCCGGCCGTACCGGCCGGGGAGACAAACCAGGAGAAGTTTTGATTCAAACACATACCCCGGAACATTATGCGGTGCAGGCAGCCTCTCGGCACAATTATAGTGCATTCTTTCAAAGTGAAATTGCCGTGCGCAAGGAAATGGGTTACCCGCCATTTGCCAAAATGGTCAGGGTATTACTATCTGGTAAGGACGATGCTGCCGTGCAGCAAGCGGCGGAAAAAATACGTACACAGTTGGATGGGTTTGTTGAAGGGGCGAACGGGGGAAAGATAATGATAGTAGGGCCTGCTCCGGCACCGTTGCCCCGGCTGAAGGAAGATTACAGGTGGCATATCATTCTTTGGAGTGCGGATTACCGGCGTTTGCGTCTGGTTATGGAACGCTTCCAGCGGGCTACCGGTGGTGCTGCACCGGGAAAGGAACTAAGAATGAGCATAGATGTGGACCCTATGTATATTATGTAA
- a CDS encoding NHLP bacteriocin export ABC transporter permease/ATPase subunit, whose translation MSGNMEIFLREGTLLTFAANPSLLLDNPEHIWLVLEGTVRVYGVPLAGGAPSGKRIHLFDAGTGQALFGAKPEKDGNLGLMACGDFNARVLRLEKSKVDHLTPWLENWITSLSAGICRDVPPKHYEILQGGQEAAIWQDCFLRTREKVLWVKSKGALQFLGLPELPGIERDVFFPLAAVAWIFSPGNNTLEVLSTHDFIKEYSPWQSLAVFHRVVFQVIRRHMNRLELEERRRYISKRVRDREFVDKAIAQLTSAVQPERELPQDDDSDDPLLWACRKIGDSMGIKIVPPPVRAEKSRDPLGDLAKASHFRVRKVILKRNWWKQDNGPFLAYMEEDDRPVALIPVKDSNYVLYDPLEGGKQLLTNAMVRSLKPFGYVFYRPLPSHALTIWDLLAYVLSGRSKRDLVMLFLMGLAGGILGLVSPVANGLLFDTIIPEAQRSQLLVMAAFLLASAVAGASFQICQYVAMQRLEGKAGSALQSAVWDRLLNLPVSFFRNYTAGDLTQRANGINTILGTLSGASLGSIFAGIFSFVNLALLFYYSGRLALVAVGLVVLFLIIFIALSYWEIRYTRRLAELEGQISGLVSQIIGGMAKFRVAGAENRAFYLWSRAFAAQKKVSYQARQVSNYLLSFNAFYPVLTSMTLFAIIGLAREEFMSTGRFLAFNAAFSGFLGAMTGLTATVMEVMKVVPQYERSQPILKALPEVDEVKGDPGDLTGEIEASQLYFRYRKDDPLVLKNVSFHIRPGEFVAFVGPSGSGKSTLLRLLLGFETPESGAVYFDGQDLAGLNIQAVRRQMGVVLQNSQLRPGTIFDNITGSLPLTREDAWEAAAMAGLDQDIQQFPMGMHTVISMGSATLSGGQRQRILIARAIVGKPGIILFDEATSALDNRTQAVVSESLEKLNATRVVIAHRLSTIINADRIYVLEQGKIVESGTYSELINKEGLFAQLAKRQLA comes from the coding sequence ATGTCTGGCAACATGGAGATCTTTCTTCGGGAAGGCACATTGTTAACCTTTGCAGCCAACCCGTCCTTACTGCTGGATAATCCAGAACATATCTGGTTGGTTCTTGAAGGGACCGTAAGGGTCTACGGGGTTCCGCTGGCAGGGGGCGCACCTTCCGGTAAAAGAATTCATCTTTTTGACGCCGGGACCGGCCAGGCGTTGTTTGGTGCTAAGCCGGAAAAAGACGGGAACCTGGGGTTGATGGCCTGCGGTGATTTTAATGCCCGGGTGCTTAGATTGGAAAAATCCAAAGTTGATCATTTAACCCCTTGGCTTGAAAACTGGATCACCAGTCTTTCCGCTGGAATCTGCCGGGATGTGCCGCCTAAACATTATGAGATTTTGCAGGGTGGGCAGGAGGCGGCAATTTGGCAGGATTGTTTTCTCCGCACCAGGGAAAAGGTGCTGTGGGTTAAATCCAAAGGTGCGCTGCAATTTTTGGGGTTGCCGGAACTGCCGGGTATTGAACGGGATGTATTCTTTCCATTAGCTGCGGTGGCCTGGATTTTCTCCCCGGGTAACAATACCCTGGAGGTCTTGTCTACTCATGACTTCATCAAAGAGTACTCACCCTGGCAGTCCTTAGCGGTTTTTCACAGGGTGGTTTTTCAAGTGATTCGCCGGCACATGAACCGGCTGGAACTGGAAGAACGGCGTCGATATATCAGCAAACGGGTCAGGGACCGCGAATTTGTGGATAAGGCAATTGCTCAGCTGACGTCTGCTGTTCAGCCTGAACGGGAGCTGCCGCAGGATGATGACAGCGACGATCCCCTGCTCTGGGCCTGCCGCAAGATAGGGGATAGTATGGGCATAAAAATTGTCCCACCGCCCGTTCGCGCCGAAAAGTCAAGGGATCCTCTGGGTGATCTGGCCAAGGCCTCCCATTTTCGTGTTCGCAAGGTGATTTTAAAAAGGAACTGGTGGAAGCAGGATAACGGACCTTTTCTGGCCTATATGGAAGAAGACGATCGCCCGGTGGCACTGATCCCGGTTAAGGATTCCAACTATGTACTTTATGATCCCCTGGAGGGGGGAAAGCAGCTGTTGACCAATGCCATGGTCCGCTCCCTTAAACCCTTTGGTTATGTGTTTTACCGCCCGCTGCCTTCCCACGCCCTGACCATTTGGGATTTGTTAGCCTATGTGTTGTCCGGACGCTCCAAGCGGGACTTGGTGATGCTGTTTCTAATGGGTCTGGCTGGAGGAATTTTGGGGTTGGTGTCCCCGGTGGCCAACGGTTTATTGTTTGACACTATCATTCCGGAGGCCCAGCGCAGCCAACTGCTGGTGATGGCGGCCTTTTTGCTGGCCAGCGCCGTCGCCGGCGCCAGCTTTCAAATATGTCAATACGTTGCCATGCAGCGGCTGGAAGGAAAAGCCGGCTCTGCTTTGCAGAGTGCGGTGTGGGATCGATTGTTAAATTTGCCGGTATCCTTTTTTCGTAATTATACAGCCGGTGATTTAACCCAGAGGGCCAATGGTATTAATACTATTTTGGGCACCCTTTCGGGTGCCTCGCTTGGTTCCATTTTTGCCGGCATTTTTTCCTTTGTCAATTTAGCGTTGCTTTTTTATTACAGCGGGCGATTGGCCCTGGTGGCGGTTGGACTGGTGGTACTGTTTTTGATAATTTTTATCGCTTTGAGCTATTGGGAAATCCGCTACACCCGCAGGTTGGCGGAACTGGAGGGACAGATATCCGGACTGGTTTCCCAGATTATTGGCGGCATGGCCAAGTTCCGGGTGGCCGGGGCTGAAAACAGAGCATTTTACCTGTGGTCCAGGGCTTTTGCCGCCCAGAAAAAAGTTTCCTACCAGGCCCGTCAGGTGTCCAACTATCTGCTTTCCTTTAATGCATTTTACCCGGTGTTGACTTCGATGACCCTGTTTGCGATCATTGGTTTGGCCCGGGAGGAGTTCATGTCCACCGGGCGGTTTTTAGCCTTCAACGCGGCTTTTTCCGGTTTTTTGGGGGCTATGACCGGTTTAACCGCCACCGTGATGGAAGTTATGAAAGTAGTGCCGCAGTATGAAAGATCACAGCCTATTTTAAAAGCCCTGCCGGAAGTGGATGAGGTCAAGGGGGACCCCGGGGACCTGACCGGTGAGATTGAGGCCAGCCAGCTCTATTTCCGTTACCGGAAAGATGATCCGCTGGTTTTAAAGAATGTATCCTTTCATATTCGCCCGGGGGAATTTGTGGCCTTTGTGGGTCCCTCCGGCAGCGGCAAGTCCACTCTGCTTCGCCTGTTGCTGGGGTTTGAAACTCCTGAATCCGGTGCAGTTTATTTCGACGGGCAGGATCTGGCAGGTCTGAACATCCAGGCAGTTCGCCGCCAAATGGGGGTTGTGCTGCAAAACAGCCAGTTAAGACCGGGCACCATATTTGACAATATTACAGGTTCCCTGCCCCTGACCCGGGAGGATGCCTGGGAAGCCGCCGCCATGGCCGGACTGGATCAAGATATTCAACAGTTCCCCATGGGTATGCACACCGTCATCAGCATGGGTTCCGCCACCCTCTCAGGGGGGCAAAGGCAAAGAATCTTAATTGCCCGGGCTATTGTCGGCAAGCCGGGGATCATTCTTTTTGACGAAGCCACCAGTGCTCTGGATAACCGTACCCAGGCGGTGGTCAGCGAAAGTCTGGAAAAACTTAATGCTACCAGGGTTGTCATTGCCCACCGTCTCAGCACCATTATAAACGCTGATCGGATTTATGTATTAGAACAGGGGAAAATTGTTGAAAGCGGCACCTATTCCGAGCTGATCAATAAAGAAGGTCTTTTTGCCCAACTGGCCAAAAGACAGTTGGCTTAG
- a CDS encoding NHLP family bacteriocin export ABC transporter peptidase/permease/ATPase subunit yields the protein MAQVLEKLKNIIKQKNKTKRVKVPTIIQMEAVECGAASLAMILAYYGRFVPLEELRVECGVSRDGSKASNMLKAARRYGMQAKGYKVEPKGLLKLKFPMIIFWNFNHFLVLEGFKKGLVYLNDPATGPRTVSEEEFNYSFTGVVLTFEPGSEFKKGGERPSVLLALGKRLKGLESGLVFLVLAGLLLVIPGLMIPVFSKIFVDNILLHNMKGWLFPLLIGMGLTAVLRLALTALQNHSLLRMESQLALNTSGKFFWHVLRLPVEFFSQRSTGEVGNRVRLNDHVAQLMTGKLAHAVLDCLVIVFYLVLMLHYDMLLSFIGICIALINVGYLRLVDRSRTDQNQKLLVDQGKLYGTSMAGVHMIETLKAGGNESDFFSTWAGYQAKLVSAEQEIGVSNGYLAAVPHFLYGLNTMVILTVGGLRVMNGELTVGTLVAFQSLMTSFLQPVQSLVQLGSSLQEMKGTMNRLDDVFGYQKDPQLDNQEMNEPTQSAKLKGFVELKNITFGYSRLEPPLLENFNLTLKPGSRVALVGSSGSGKSTVSKLVAGLYQPWSGEILFDGKSREQIPRFLVANFLAMVDQEIILFEGTIRDNLTLWDNTISEADVIQGAKDACIHEDISARDGGYDHRVNEGGRNFSGGQRQRMEIARALAGNPSILVLDEATSALDPRTEKIVNENLQRRGCTIIVVAHRLSSIRDCDEIIVLEKGKVVQRGTHEQMKAVEGPYAELISIQ from the coding sequence ATGGCACAGGTGCTGGAAAAACTTAAAAATATTATTAAACAAAAAAACAAAACCAAAAGGGTTAAAGTACCCACCATTATACAGATGGAGGCGGTGGAATGCGGGGCGGCTTCCCTGGCCATGATTTTAGCCTACTATGGCCGGTTTGTGCCCCTTGAAGAACTGAGGGTTGAATGTGGGGTTTCCAGGGACGGCAGCAAGGCCAGCAATATGTTAAAGGCCGCCCGCCGGTATGGGATGCAGGCCAAGGGTTACAAGGTGGAACCCAAAGGATTGCTTAAATTAAAATTCCCCATGATTATTTTCTGGAATTTTAACCATTTTCTCGTACTGGAAGGATTTAAAAAGGGATTGGTTTACCTTAACGACCCGGCTACCGGTCCAAGGACCGTTTCGGAGGAGGAGTTTAATTATTCCTTTACCGGCGTTGTGTTAACCTTTGAGCCGGGTTCGGAATTTAAAAAAGGAGGGGAAAGACCCTCCGTTCTACTGGCTCTGGGGAAACGTCTCAAAGGTCTGGAGTCGGGTCTGGTATTTTTGGTGCTGGCAGGGCTGCTGCTGGTGATTCCAGGTCTGATGATCCCGGTTTTTTCAAAAATCTTTGTGGACAACATTTTACTGCATAACATGAAGGGCTGGTTATTTCCTCTTTTAATAGGCATGGGACTGACGGCTGTATTAAGGCTGGCTTTAACCGCACTGCAGAATCATTCCCTGCTGCGCATGGAATCTCAACTGGCACTCAACACCTCCGGAAAATTCTTTTGGCATGTGCTGCGCCTGCCAGTGGAATTTTTCTCTCAGCGCTCCACAGGTGAAGTCGGTAACCGGGTGCGACTTAACGATCATGTTGCCCAGCTTATGACGGGTAAACTGGCCCACGCGGTTTTAGATTGCCTGGTGATTGTTTTTTACCTGGTGCTGATGCTCCATTATGATATGTTATTATCCTTCATCGGGATATGCATTGCACTTATCAATGTTGGTTATTTGCGCCTGGTTGACAGGAGCAGAACAGACCAAAACCAAAAACTGCTGGTGGACCAGGGCAAGCTATACGGAACTTCCATGGCGGGAGTGCATATGATTGAAACTCTGAAAGCCGGCGGCAATGAGTCGGATTTTTTCAGTACCTGGGCCGGCTACCAGGCCAAATTGGTGAGTGCCGAACAGGAAATAGGGGTTTCCAACGGGTACCTGGCGGCGGTCCCTCATTTTTTGTACGGTCTGAATACCATGGTCATATTAACGGTGGGGGGACTGCGGGTCATGAACGGCGAGCTGACTGTGGGGACGCTGGTGGCTTTTCAAAGTTTAATGACCAGTTTTCTACAGCCGGTGCAAAGTCTGGTCCAGTTGGGCAGTTCCCTGCAGGAAATGAAGGGGACCATGAACCGGTTGGATGATGTTTTTGGCTATCAAAAAGATCCTCAACTGGATAATCAAGAAATGAATGAGCCAACCCAGTCGGCTAAATTGAAAGGGTTTGTTGAACTTAAAAACATCACCTTCGGGTACAGCCGTCTGGAACCACCCTTGCTTGAAAATTTTAATCTGACGTTAAAACCCGGGTCCAGAGTTGCCCTGGTGGGAAGTTCCGGCAGCGGCAAGTCCACCGTTTCCAAGTTGGTGGCGGGGCTTTACCAACCCTGGTCCGGCGAAATCCTCTTTGACGGGAAGTCCCGGGAGCAAATCCCCCGGTTTCTTGTTGCCAACTTCCTGGCCATGGTGGACCAGGAGATCATTTTATTTGAAGGTACCATTCGGGATAACCTGACCCTGTGGGATAATACCATTTCCGAGGCGGATGTGATTCAAGGGGCCAAAGATGCTTGCATTCACGAAGACATTTCGGCCCGGGACGGCGGCTACGACCACCGGGTGAATGAGGGAGGGCGGAACTTCAGCGGCGGTCAGAGGCAGCGTATGGAAATCGCCCGGGCCCTGGCGGGCAACCCGTCCATTTTGGTGCTGGACGAGGCCACCAGCGCACTGGACCCACGAACTGAGAAAATTGTTAATGAAAACCTGCAACGCAGGGGTTGCACCATCATTGTGGTGGCCCATCGTCTGAGTTCCATCCGGGACTGTGATGAAATAATCGTCCTGGAAAAGGGCAAGGTGGTGCAGCGGGGAACCCATGAACAGATGAAAGCTGTGGAGGGTCCCTATGCGGAACTTATCAGTATTCAATAA